Proteins encoded together in one Candidatus Jidaibacter acanthamoeba window:
- a CDS encoding DUF924 family protein, whose product MKKNTPYNISPANIIDFWFSKENQPLWFAKNKKFDALIKNKFHNVYQQAASGNLDHWKNTPEGLLALIIILDQFPRNMFRDKPTAFATDEKALYFTKYAINHGLNNKLSKKEYQHFLYLPLMHSENLTDQKLCLDLFKEQEEPLKYAKLHYNIINKFGRFPHRNKILGRTSTQEELEFLAQPNSSF is encoded by the coding sequence ATGAAAAAAAATACACCTTATAACATCTCACCTGCAAATATTATTGATTTTTGGTTTTCTAAAGAAAATCAACCTTTATGGTTTGCTAAAAACAAGAAGTTTGATGCTTTAATAAAAAATAAATTCCACAACGTTTACCAACAGGCAGCTTCAGGTAATCTTGATCATTGGAAAAATACCCCAGAAGGATTATTAGCCTTAATTATTATACTAGATCAATTTCCAAGAAACATGTTTAGAGATAAACCTACAGCTTTTGCAACAGATGAAAAAGCACTATACTTTACAAAGTATGCTATTAACCATGGTTTAAATAATAAATTATCTAAAAAGGAATACCAACACTTCTTATATCTTCCCCTAATGCATAGTGAGAACTTAACTGACCAAAAATTATGCTTAGATTTATTTAAAGAACAAGAAGAACCATTAAAATATGCTAAACTACACTATAACATAATTAATAAATTTGGCAGATTTCCTCACCGTAACAAAATATTGGGTAGAACCTCAACCCAAGAAGAACTAGAGTTTCTTGCAC
- a CDS encoding recombinase family protein, with translation MSSRKSTAQRRIDELLYKLVPNDTVIASELSRLGRSIKETLNTIEAIIHDKQSRLILITQNLDLNPKDTNNTTNKVLITIFSMMAELERDFISERTKEVLNARVARGIKLGKPKGTLQNSMYDADQEKIFHLYKLGVPLRKIISTHIGYGKYCLLKGYIGKKYPEVS, from the coding sequence ATGTCTTCACGCAAATCTACTGCTCAAAGGCGTATAGATGAATTGTTATATAAATTAGTTCCTAATGACACTGTAATTGCTTCTGAGCTATCGCGCTTAGGTCGTTCTATCAAAGAAACATTAAATACCATTGAAGCAATTATACATGATAAACAATCCAGGCTTATTCTTATCACACAAAACTTAGATCTAAACCCTAAAGATACAAATAATACTACCAATAAGGTACTAATTACAATATTCTCTATGATGGCAGAATTGGAACGTGACTTTATATCAGAGCGTACAAAAGAAGTCTTAAATGCCAGGGTTGCAAGAGGTATTAAACTTGGTAAACCCAAGGGGACATTACAAAATTCAATGTATGATGCTGATCAGGAGAAAATCTTTCATTTATATAAGCTTGGGGTGCCGTTGCGAAAAATTATTTCTACTCATATTGGATATGGAAAATATTGCTTACTTAAAGGATATATTGGAAAAAAATACCCGGAAGTCTCGTGA